One Dysosmobacter welbionis DNA segment encodes these proteins:
- a CDS encoding recombinase family protein has protein sequence MLRQATQNLITALYPRLSKDDELQGESNSISNQKRILEAYAKQNGFTNLRWYTDDGYSGANFQRPGFQSMLADIEAGKVGTVIVKDMSRLGRNYLQVGFYTEMLFPQKGVRFIAVNDNVDSANGGMDNDFTPLRNLFNEWLVRDTSKKIKAVKRSKGMSGKPVTSKPVYGYVMDEDENFIIDEEAAPVVQQIYQLCLAGNGPTKIARMLTEQQIPTPGTLEYQRTGSTRRYHPGYECKWATNTVVHILENREYTGCLVNFKTEKPSYKVKHSVENPIEKQAIFENHHEPLIDMETWERVQELRKQRKRPNRYDEVGLFSGILFCADCGHVLYQQRYQNKDRKQDCYICGSYKKRTRDCTAHFIRTDLLTAGVLANLRQVTEYAAKHESRFVKLLVQQNEIGGKRKTAAATKQLEQAQERIAEVSRIIKRLYEDNVNGKISDERFMELSADYEAEQAELKKRAAALQAELDKSQAATVNAEKFMGIVRKHLAFEELTPTLLREMVEKIVVHECSYDENGTRRQDIEIYYSFVGKIDLPE, from the coding sequence ATGTTAAGACAAGCCACCCAAAACCTGATTACCGCCCTTTATCCGAGATTATCCAAAGACGATGAACTGCAAGGAGAGAGCAATTCCATATCGAACCAAAAAAGGATACTCGAAGCCTACGCAAAACAGAACGGCTTTACCAATCTGCGCTGGTACACCGACGACGGTTATTCCGGGGCAAATTTCCAAAGACCGGGCTTTCAGTCTATGCTTGCAGACATTGAAGCCGGAAAAGTGGGAACCGTTATCGTCAAGGATATGTCAAGGCTGGGGCGAAACTACCTGCAAGTGGGGTTTTACACGGAAATGCTGTTCCCTCAAAAGGGTGTGCGTTTTATCGCTGTCAACGATAATGTGGACAGCGCAAACGGCGGCATGGACAACGATTTTACCCCGCTGCGAAATCTGTTCAACGAATGGCTGGTGAGAGATACGAGCAAGAAAATCAAGGCAGTAAAAAGGTCAAAAGGCATGAGCGGCAAGCCCGTTACCAGCAAGCCGGTTTACGGCTATGTGATGGACGAGGACGAAAACTTCATCATAGACGAGGAAGCCGCCCCGGTGGTACAGCAGATTTACCAGCTTTGCCTTGCCGGGAACGGCCCGACCAAGATTGCCCGTATGCTGACGGAGCAGCAAATCCCCACGCCGGGGACGCTGGAATATCAGCGGACAGGCAGCACCCGCCGTTACCACCCCGGCTATGAGTGCAAGTGGGCGACAAACACCGTCGTGCATATCCTTGAAAATCGGGAGTACACCGGCTGTCTGGTAAACTTCAAGACGGAAAAGCCCTCTTACAAGGTCAAGCACAGCGTAGAGAACCCCATTGAGAAGCAGGCCATTTTTGAGAACCACCATGAGCCGCTGATCGACATGGAAACATGGGAGCGTGTGCAGGAGTTACGCAAGCAGCGCAAACGCCCGAACCGCTATGATGAAGTGGGGCTGTTCTCTGGGATTTTATTCTGCGCCGACTGCGGCCATGTGCTGTATCAGCAGCGGTATCAGAACAAAGACCGCAAGCAGGACTGTTACATCTGCGGCAGCTACAAGAAGCGCACCCGCGACTGTACGGCGCACTTTATCCGCACCGACCTGTTGACCGCCGGTGTCCTGGCAAATCTTCGGCAAGTGACCGAATACGCAGCCAAGCATGAGAGCCGGTTTGTGAAACTGCTTGTCCAGCAGAACGAGATCGGCGGCAAGCGAAAGACCGCCGCAGCCACCAAGCAGCTTGAACAGGCACAGGAACGCATTGCCGAAGTGAGCCGGATTATCAAGCGGCTGTATGAGGACAATGTAAACGGCAAAATCAGCGACGAGCGTTTCATGGAACTGTCGGCTGATTATGAAGCCGAGCAAGCTGAACTGAAAAAGAGAGCCGCAGCCCTGCAAGCTGAACTGGACAAGTCGCAGGCCGCCACCGTCAACGCCGAGAAATTCATGGGCATTGTCCGCAAGCACCTTGCCTTTGAAGAACTGACCCCCACCCTGTTGCGGGAAATGGTAGAGAAAATCGTGGTGCATGAGTGCAGTTACGACGAGAACGGCACCCGCAGGCAGGACATTGAGATTTATTACAGCTTTGTCGGCAAGATTGACTTGCCCGAATAA
- a CDS encoding DUF4180 domain-containing protein yields the protein MKFEKIDCGNGIAVAVSSDSMIITDVDSALDLLMSAKYEAGTKYIVVDKKNIIEDFFILSSGLAGEILQKFINYGGKIAIYGDFSHYTSKPLKDFIFESNKGKDVFFVATKEEAIQK from the coding sequence ATGAAGTTTGAAAAAATTGATTGTGGCAACGGAATTGCGGTTGCCGTATCAAGTGACAGCATGATTATTACTGATGTCGATTCTGCGCTTGATTTGCTTATGTCTGCCAAATACGAAGCAGGCACAAAGTATATTGTCGTGGATAAAAAGAACATCATTGAAGATTTCTTCATTTTGAGCAGCGGCTTGGCGGGAGAAATTCTTCAAAAGTTTATCAATTACGGTGGAAAAATCGCTATATACGGGGATTTTTCACATTACACCAGCAAGCCGCTGAAAGACTTTATCTTTGAAAGCAATAAAGGGAAAGATGTGTTCTTTGTTGCAACAAAGGAAGAAGCAATTCAAAAATAA
- a CDS encoding transposon-encoded TnpW family protein, which produces MADYEQTTKTNPRRPDCVTKIRMGNSVLVVSGYFKQDSTETAIDKMEKVLQAEAAATQKPTYPA; this is translated from the coding sequence ATGGCAGATTACGAACAGACCACAAAAACCAATCCCCGCCGCCCCGACTGCGTGACGAAAATCCGCATGGGCAACTCTGTCCTTGTGGTGTCCGGCTATTTCAAGCAGGACAGCACCGAAACTGCCATCGACAAAATGGAAAAAGTGCTGCAAGCCGAAGCCGCTGCTACACAGAAGCCGACTTATCCGGCATGA
- a CDS encoding ATP-binding protein codes for MNKIENINLLPDTEPDSGDYTGEDGLLYCGKCRKPKEAYFPEGKTLFGLDRHPAECDCQRAQRIEREAAEQQRRHLDTVEDLKRRGFSDTAMRDWTFENDNGRNPQTAVARFYAEHWDTMQAENIGYLFWGGVGTGKSYLAGCIANALMEQKIPVRMTNFAAILNDLAASFEGRNEYISRLCRYPLLILDDFGMERDTAYGLEQVYSVIDSRYRSRRPLIVTTNLTLQQIQNPTDTAYARIYDRLLEMCAPVRFTGGNFRRETAQAKLERLKNLMNE; via the coding sequence ATGAACAAAATCGAGAATATCAATCTGCTGCCGGATACCGAGCCGGACAGCGGCGACTACACAGGCGAGGACGGTTTGCTGTACTGCGGAAAATGCCGCAAGCCCAAAGAAGCCTATTTCCCAGAGGGCAAGACGCTTTTCGGGCTTGACCGCCACCCGGCAGAGTGCGACTGCCAGAGGGCGCAGCGGATTGAGCGTGAAGCCGCCGAACAGCAGCGCAGACACCTTGACACCGTAGAGGACTTGAAACGCCGGGGATTTTCCGATACCGCCATGCGGGACTGGACTTTTGAAAACGACAACGGCAGGAACCCCCAGACCGCCGTTGCCCGGTTCTATGCGGAGCATTGGGACACCATGCAGGCCGAGAACATCGGTTATCTCTTTTGGGGCGGTGTGGGAACCGGCAAAAGCTACCTTGCGGGCTGTATCGCAAACGCCCTGATGGAGCAGAAAATCCCTGTCCGCATGACGAACTTTGCCGCTATCCTCAATGACCTTGCCGCCAGCTTCGAGGGCAGGAACGAATACATTTCCCGGCTTTGCCGCTATCCGCTGCTTATCCTTGATGATTTTGGCATGGAGCGTGACACCGCCTACGGGCTGGAACAGGTTTACAGCGTGATAGACAGCCGATACCGCAGCCGCAGGCCGCTGATCGTCACCACCAACCTGACCTTGCAGCAAATCCAGAACCCAACCGACACCGCCTATGCCCGTATCTATGACCGGCTGCTGGAAATGTGCGCCCCTGTCCGTTTTACGGGCGGCAACTTCCGCAGGGAAACCGCACAAGCCAAGCTGGAACGGCTGAAAAATCTGATGAATGAGTGA
- a CDS encoding replication initiator protein A translates to MPPHLQAEFPGYDHRVPAVSLQAGEAMKPDNTQETIYVGLDTGLPPYLPYPRFLLKMDISQTAKLLYALLLDRTTLSQRNGWQDDQGRTFIVYPIAEIAEMLDKGQTAIKAALNELDAAGLLERKRAGFSAANRLYVKLPPLVRISDPMTVGKATLISAENRPTDGRKSDLMTVGKPTPNNLTINNLIENQTMGVSGEPHKPFGRYENVFLTEAEYAELKAEFPDRLERLIEEMSRYLAANGRTYQNYAAALRIWAENDKKDAPKQGVPDYTCKEGESL, encoded by the coding sequence GTGCCGCCGCACCTGCAAGCAGAGTTTCCGGGCTATGATCATCGAGTGCCCGCCGTTTCGCTCCAAGCGGGCGAAGCCATGAAGCCGGACAACACGCAGGAAACCATTTATGTAGGGCTGGACACAGGCTTGCCGCCCTACCTGCCATATCCCCGGTTCCTGCTGAAAATGGACATTTCCCAGACCGCCAAGCTGCTCTATGCGCTGCTGTTAGACCGCACCACCCTGTCACAGCGGAACGGCTGGCAGGACGATCAGGGCAGGACATTCATTGTCTATCCCATAGCGGAGATTGCCGAAATGCTGGATAAGGGGCAGACCGCCATCAAAGCCGCCTTGAACGAACTGGACGCAGCCGGACTTCTGGAACGGAAACGGGCGGGATTTTCCGCAGCCAACCGCCTGTATGTGAAGCTGCCGCCATTAGTTCGGATTTCCGACCCTATGACAGTCGGAAAAGCGACCCTCATAAGTGCGGAAAACCGACCTACTGATGGTCGGAAAAGCGACCTTATGACGGTCGGAAAACCGACCCCTAACAACCTTACTATAAACAACCTGATAGAAAACCAAACAATGGGAGTGAGTGGAGAGCCGCACAAACCGTTTGGCAGATATGAGAATGTTTTTCTGACCGAAGCCGAGTATGCAGAACTGAAAGCCGAGTTCCCGGACAGACTGGAACGGCTCATTGAGGAAATGAGCCGCTACCTTGCCGCCAACGGGAGAACCTACCAGAACTATGCCGCCGCCCTGCGGATATGGGCAGAGAATGACAAAAAGGACGCCCCGAAACAGGGTGTCCCGGACTACACCTGCAAGGAGGGAGAAAGTTTATGA
- a CDS encoding relaxase/mobilization nuclease domain-containing protein → MATIKHISSKNADYGAAEAYLTFEHDEFTMKPTLDEAGRLIPRQDYRLDTLNCGEEDFALSCIRANLRYGKNSKREDIKSHHYIISFDPRDAADNGLTVDRAQALGLAYCKEHFPGHQALVCTHPDGHNHSGNIHVHIVINSLRIAEVERKPYMDRASDTRAGNKHRCTAAAMRYFRSEVMEMCHREGLYQIDLLNGSRNKVTEREYWAKRKGQAKLDKENAVLLAEGIAPRQTKFETDKGRLRQTIRQALATAASFDEFSALLLREGVTVKESRGRLSYLTPDRTKPITARKLGTDFDKAAVLAVFQQNAHRAAAKMQDRQEHQPQLTKGIQRTKPAQITPNPDSPQRLVDIAAKRAEGKGIGYERWAKTFNLKQMAKTMNFLSEHGFASPEEVDTALEAAISGQHAAGEKLKELESRITANKELMHQISVYRRTKPAHDGLKTAKKPERYREAFHADLTLYEAAVRYFRQQGLKKLPAVSKLQAENEALISEKNGIYTEYREQKARAAELQKVKSNLAAMLRQERTKEVRRDWER, encoded by the coding sequence ATGGCAACGATCAAGCATATCAGCTCTAAAAATGCCGACTACGGAGCCGCCGAAGCCTATCTCACCTTTGAGCATGACGAGTTTACCATGAAACCCACCCTTGATGAAGCCGGGCGGCTCATTCCCCGGCAGGACTACCGGCTGGACACGCTGAACTGCGGGGAGGAAGATTTTGCCCTGTCATGTATCCGGGCAAATCTGCGGTACGGCAAGAACAGCAAACGGGAGGACATCAAGAGCCACCACTATATCATCAGCTTTGACCCACGGGACGCAGCCGACAATGGCCTGACCGTAGACCGGGCGCAGGCGTTGGGGCTGGCCTACTGCAAAGAGCATTTTCCCGGACACCAAGCCCTTGTCTGTACCCACCCGGACGGGCACAACCATAGCGGCAATATCCATGTGCATATTGTCATCAACAGTCTGCGGATTGCCGAGGTGGAGCGCAAGCCCTACATGGACAGGGCAAGCGACACCAGAGCCGGGAACAAGCACCGCTGTACCGCAGCCGCCATGCGGTATTTCCGCAGCGAAGTCATGGAGATGTGCCACCGGGAGGGGCTTTACCAGATCGACCTCTTGAACGGCAGCCGAAACAAAGTGACCGAGCGTGAATACTGGGCGAAGCGCAAGGGGCAAGCCAAGCTGGACAAGGAAAACGCTGTGCTGCTTGCCGAGGGTATCGCACCCCGACAGACCAAGTTTGAAACCGACAAAGGCCGTTTGCGGCAGACCATACGCCAAGCCCTTGCCACCGCCGCCAGCTTTGACGAGTTTTCCGCTCTCCTGTTGCGGGAGGGCGTGACCGTTAAGGAGAGCCGGGGGCGGCTGTCCTATCTCACGCCGGACAGAACAAAGCCCATCACCGCCCGGAAGCTGGGGACGGACTTCGACAAGGCCGCTGTCCTTGCTGTTTTCCAGCAGAACGCCCATAGAGCAGCCGCAAAGATGCAGGACAGACAGGAACACCAGCCGCAGCTTACTAAGGGCATACAGCGGACAAAACCCGCCCAAATCACCCCGAACCCTGACAGCCCGCAGCGGCTTGTAGATATAGCCGCCAAGCGAGCCGAGGGAAAAGGTATCGGTTATGAGCGTTGGGCAAAAACCTTTAACCTCAAACAGATGGCAAAGACCATGAATTTCCTTTCCGAGCATGGTTTTGCCAGCCCCGAAGAAGTGGACACAGCTTTGGAAGCCGCCATTTCCGGGCAGCACGCCGCCGGAGAAAAGCTGAAAGAACTGGAATCCAGAATCACCGCCAACAAGGAACTCATGCACCAGATCAGCGTTTACCGCAGAACCAAGCCCGCCCATGACGGGCTGAAAACTGCCAAGAAGCCGGAACGATACCGGGAAGCGTTTCATGCAGACCTGACGCTGTATGAAGCGGCGGTGCGGTATTTTCGGCAACAGGGCTTAAAGAAGCTGCCCGCCGTTTCCAAGCTGCAAGCGGAAAATGAAGCCCTGATTTCCGAGAAAAACGGGATTTACACCGAGTACCGGGAGCAGAAAGCCAGAGCCGCCGAGCTGCAAAAGGTCAAATCCAACCTTGCCGCCATGCTCCGGCAGGAACGGACAAAAGAGGTGCGTCGGGATTGGGAGCGGTAA
- a CDS encoding plasmid mobilization protein has protein sequence MPHKTYNTPKRKCVVKTRLTEDERRAFEDKCAALSMSQSEYIRQAVFYSRISPVIRVTAHSEEMLTAISSLVAQYGKIGSNLNQIARYLNEYGAPYNALSSEVRAAVSDLAALKFEVLKVIGEAYGNDQAYQL, from the coding sequence ATGCCACACAAAACCTACAACACCCCCAAGCGGAAATGTGTTGTCAAGACCCGTCTGACCGAGGACGAGCGCAGAGCCTTTGAGGACAAATGCGCCGCCCTCTCCATGAGCCAGTCCGAGTATATCCGGCAAGCCGTTTTTTACAGCCGGATTTCTCCTGTTATCCGGGTGACTGCCCACAGCGAAGAAATGCTCACCGCCATATCTTCCCTTGTGGCGCAGTACGGGAAAATCGGCAGCAACCTGAACCAGATCGCCCGGTATCTCAACGAATACGGCGCACCCTACAACGCCCTGTCCAGTGAGGTGAGAGCCGCTGTTTCCGACCTTGCCGCCCTCAAATTCGAGGTGCTGAAAGTGATAGGTGAAGCCTATGGCAACGATCAAGCATATCAGCTCTAA
- a CDS encoding helix-turn-helix domain-containing protein produces the protein MSRLLPYETILKAREGDPEAVNAVLLHYAGYIRYFSKVNGQVNAEVEDYVKQRLIDCQFKFRLDEPPDKS, from the coding sequence ATGAGTAGACTTCTCCCCTATGAAACAATCCTCAAAGCCCGTGAGGGCGACCCAGAAGCCGTGAACGCTGTCCTGCTCCACTACGCCGGATATATCCGCTATTTCTCAAAAGTGAACGGGCAGGTCAACGCCGAGGTGGAGGACTATGTAAAGCAGCGGTTAATTGACTGTCAATTCAAGTTCCGGCTTGACGAACCACCGGACAAGTCATAA